The Parambassis ranga chromosome 14, fParRan2.1, whole genome shotgun sequence genome includes a window with the following:
- the gltpd2b gene encoding glycolipid transfer protein domain-containing protein 2 isoform X1, with amino-acid sequence MGVKSKAAAAILVLLLFLGSLWLQGGLDYHWESCLKGYNQVNELHQLSNSSKADGAEGPHVLEGCPGQTFQVSLLLTHLLAAPAYTSDVLLQPYLSSWDELVKFMESLGPMVGLISKEIETKTSIIRQLALLSEENREAELSPDIHLLNMEAETKNDLAASPHTGTYHSVRSMIQVELDRNVVDFHHQTDSGCRTLLRLHRALLWLKLFLEKLAETPVAGRLKSPSELCREAYQSTLANHHTWFVRRAAELAFIAMPERGFFYRLVCVQNQEEFSRVLDMVVQATGEVYDRTQKALEENGMLDLP; translated from the exons ATGGGTGTAAAGAGCAAGGCGGCTGCAGCTATCTTAGTCCTCCTGCTGTTCCTCGGATCGCTGTGGCTTC AGGGAGGTTTGGATTACCACTGGGAATCCTGTTTGAAAGGTTATAATCAGGTAAATGAG CTTCACCAGCTGTCCAACAGCAGCAAGGCTGATGGAGCCGAGGGCCCGCATGTCCTGGAGGGGTGCCCTGGTCAGACCTTCCAGGTCTCGCTGCTGCTCACCCACCTGCTGGCTGCACCGGCTTACACCTCTGACGTGCTGCTGCAGCCTTATCTGTCCAGCTGGGACGAGCTTGTGAA GTTCATGGAATCTCTGGGACCAATGGTGGGACTGATATCTAAAGAGATAGAAACTAAGACCTCTATAATTCGACAACTGGCCCTCCTGTCAGAGGAGAACCGTGAAGCAGAGCTGAGCCCAGACATACACTTATTAAACATGGAGGCTGAAACAAAGAATGACTTAGCGGCCTCACCGCACACTGGTACTTACCACTCTGTGCGCTCCATGATCCAGGTAGAGTTGGACCGAAATGTGGTGGACTTCCACCACCAGACAGACTCTGGATGCCGGACTCTCCTGCGCCTGCATCGTGCCCTGCTTTGGCTGAAGCTCTTCCTGGAAAAGCTGGCAGAAACGCCTGTGGCTGGCCGGCTCAAGAGCCCCTCTGAGCTGTGCCGTGAGGCCTACCAGAGCACCCTGGCCAACCACCACACCTGGTTTGTCCGCCGGGCTGCCGAACTGGCTTTCATTGCCATGCCAGAGAGAGGCTTCTTCTACCGGCTGGTGTGTGTTCAGAACCAGGAGGAGTTCAGCAGAGTGCTTGACATGGTGGTTCAGGCCACCGGGGAGGTTTACGACAGGACTCAGAAAGCTCTGGAGGAAAATGGCATGCTGGACCTGCCATAG
- the gltpd2b gene encoding glycolipid transfer protein domain-containing protein 2 isoform X2 codes for MGVKSKAAAAILVLLLFLGSLWLQGGLDYHWESCLKGYNQLHQLSNSSKADGAEGPHVLEGCPGQTFQVSLLLTHLLAAPAYTSDVLLQPYLSSWDELVKFMESLGPMVGLISKEIETKTSIIRQLALLSEENREAELSPDIHLLNMEAETKNDLAASPHTGTYHSVRSMIQVELDRNVVDFHHQTDSGCRTLLRLHRALLWLKLFLEKLAETPVAGRLKSPSELCREAYQSTLANHHTWFVRRAAELAFIAMPERGFFYRLVCVQNQEEFSRVLDMVVQATGEVYDRTQKALEENGMLDLP; via the exons ATGGGTGTAAAGAGCAAGGCGGCTGCAGCTATCTTAGTCCTCCTGCTGTTCCTCGGATCGCTGTGGCTTC AGGGAGGTTTGGATTACCACTGGGAATCCTGTTTGAAAGGTTATAATCAG CTTCACCAGCTGTCCAACAGCAGCAAGGCTGATGGAGCCGAGGGCCCGCATGTCCTGGAGGGGTGCCCTGGTCAGACCTTCCAGGTCTCGCTGCTGCTCACCCACCTGCTGGCTGCACCGGCTTACACCTCTGACGTGCTGCTGCAGCCTTATCTGTCCAGCTGGGACGAGCTTGTGAA GTTCATGGAATCTCTGGGACCAATGGTGGGACTGATATCTAAAGAGATAGAAACTAAGACCTCTATAATTCGACAACTGGCCCTCCTGTCAGAGGAGAACCGTGAAGCAGAGCTGAGCCCAGACATACACTTATTAAACATGGAGGCTGAAACAAAGAATGACTTAGCGGCCTCACCGCACACTGGTACTTACCACTCTGTGCGCTCCATGATCCAGGTAGAGTTGGACCGAAATGTGGTGGACTTCCACCACCAGACAGACTCTGGATGCCGGACTCTCCTGCGCCTGCATCGTGCCCTGCTTTGGCTGAAGCTCTTCCTGGAAAAGCTGGCAGAAACGCCTGTGGCTGGCCGGCTCAAGAGCCCCTCTGAGCTGTGCCGTGAGGCCTACCAGAGCACCCTGGCCAACCACCACACCTGGTTTGTCCGCCGGGCTGCCGAACTGGCTTTCATTGCCATGCCAGAGAGAGGCTTCTTCTACCGGCTGGTGTGTGTTCAGAACCAGGAGGAGTTCAGCAGAGTGCTTGACATGGTGGTTCAGGCCACCGGGGAGGTTTACGACAGGACTCAGAAAGCTCTGGAGGAAAATGGCATGCTGGACCTGCCATAG
- the chrne gene encoding acetylcholine receptor subunit epsilon has translation MIVARSFWIFVGVVSILGTLMGLAQCNEETELISDLFRGYNKNIRPVVHPEDKVEVQIKLTLTNLISLNEKEETLTTNVWIEIQWTDYRLAWNTSDYYGIDIIRVPYNTVWLPDIVLENNIDGKFDVAYYANVLISNTGWMYWLPPAIYRSTCAIEITYFPFDYQNCTLAFRSQTYSANEVVLILAVGETKETIEWVDIDPEAFTENGEWAIVHRPARKVINTRYSPDDLEYQEILFNLIIQRKPLFYIINVILPCSLISSLVVLAYFLPAQAGGQKLTVAISVLLAQTVFLFLIAQKVPETSLSVPLIGKYLIFVMCVTTLIATNQIVVLNFSLRSPSTHTMSHTIKRIFLEMVPRFLGMSPLVDDSEVTTEVNGVRERRRSSFGLMQRAEEYVLKQPRSEMMFDKQRERHGLTRSIVDNIDVSSTANLYKSLAQAAPEIKQCVDACNFIAESTRQQNNIGSEIESWVLIGKMIDKVCFWAAILLFIIGTVGIFLTGHFNRAPDFPFPGENKKYAPS, from the exons ATGATTGTGGCACGTAGTTTTTGGATATTTGTTGGAGTTGTATCTATTCTGGGGACTTTGATGGGTCTGG CACAGTGCAACGAGGAGACAGAGCTGATCAGTGACTTGTTCAGAGGTTATAACAAGAACATTCGCCCGGTGGTTCATCCTGAAGACAAGGTGGAGGTCCAGATCAAGCTGACCCTCACTAACCTCATCTCCCTG AATGAAAAGGAAGAGACTCTTACGACCAATGTGTGGATTGAGATT CAGTGGACTGATTATCGCCTTGCCTGGAACACCTCTGACTATTACGGCATTGATATTATTCGTGTCCCATACAACACTGTGTGGCTTCCTGACATAGTCCTTGAGAACAA CATTGATGGCAAATTTGACGTGGCTTACTACGCCAATGTGTTGATCAGTAACACTGGTTGGATGTACTGGCTGCCTCCTGCTATCTATCGCAGCACTTGTGCCATTGAGATCACCTACTTTCCATTTGACTATCAGAACTGCACACTAGCATTCAG ATCCCAAACCTACAGTGCCAATGAAGTGGTCCTCATCTTAGCCGTAggagaaacaaaagaaactatTGAGTGGGTGGATATCGACCCTGAGGCGTTCACAG AAAATGGTGAGTGGGCCATCGTTCATCGTCCTGCCAGGAAAGTGATCAACACTCGGTACTCTCCAGATGACCTGGAGTATCAGGAGATCCTGTTCAATCTGATCATCCAGAGGAAGCCCCTCTTCTACATCATCAATGTCATCCTGCCCTGCTCCCTCATCTCTTCATTGGTCGTATTGGCTTACTTCTTACCTGCACAAG CTGGAGGACAGAAGTTGACAGTGGCCATCTCTGTCTTGCTGGCTCAGACTGTCTTCCTCTTTCTTATTGCTCAGAAAGTCCCTGAGacgtctctgtctgtccctctgatTGGCAA GTACTTGATCTTTGTCATGTGTGTCACCACTCTAATTGCTACTAATCAAATTGTGGTGCTGAATTTCTCGCTGCGCAGCCCCAGCACTCATACCATGTCACACACCATCAAACGC ATCTTTTTGGAAATGGTACCTCGCTTCTTGGGCATGTCTCCACTGGTGGATGACAGTGAGGTGACAACTGAAGTAAACGGGGTGAGGGAGAGACGACGCAGCTCCTTTGGCCtcatgcagagagcagaggaataTGTACTGAAGCAGCCGCGCAGTGAAATGATGTttgacaaacagagagagaggcacggACTCACACGATCAATTG tggacaacaTAGATGTCAGCAGCACAGCCAACCTGTATAAGAGTTTGGCCCAAGCTGCACCAGAGATCAAGCAGTGTGTGGATGCCTGCAACTTCATTGCTGAGAGCACAagacaacaaaataacattGGATCT gaaattgaGAGTTGGGTTCTGATCGGGAAGATGATTGACAAGGTGTGTTTCTGGGCTGCCATTCTCCTATTCATTATCGGGACAGTGGGGATTTTCCTAACTGGACACTTCAACCGGGCTCCAGATTTTCCATTTCCtggggaaaataaaaaatatgctcCAAGTTAA